The following proteins are co-located in the Syngnathus scovelli strain Florida chromosome 5, RoL_Ssco_1.2, whole genome shotgun sequence genome:
- the gne gene encoding bifunctional UDP-N-acetylglucosamine 2-epimerase/N-acetylmannosamine kinase isoform X2, with the protein MEKPCGFVCKNPHELYYKRMQSREKKKRETMDNLNQCKKRLRVCVATCNRADYSKLAPIMFGIKSHPDDYDLDVVVLGSHLIDDYGNTFRMIEQDDFDISSKLHTIVRGEDEAAMVESVGLALVKLPDVLQRLRPDIVIIHGDRFDALALATSAALMNIRILHLEGGEVSGTIDDSIRHAISKLAHYHACCTRRAEQHLISMCEDHSRILLTGCPSYDKLLSPHNRDDYLDIIKSWLGDNVKDHDYIVALQHPVTTDIQHSIKIYGLMLDALISFNKRTLILFPNIDAGSKEMVRVMRKKGIETHPNFQAVKHIPFEQFIQLVCHAGCMIGNSSCGVREAGAFGTPVINLGTRQTGRETGENVLHVRDADSHSKIYHALQLQFGKRYPCSKIYGDGNAVPRILKFLQSIDLNKPLQKTFCFPLVKDSISQDIDHILEKQSALAVDLGGTNLRVAIVCSQGIVVKKYTQPNPKTFEPRMQLILKMCEHAMQDAVSLNCRILGVGVSTGGRVNPQEGVVLDSTKLIQEWTSVDLRTPISDALHLPVWVDNDGNCAALAERKFGHGKGVENFVTVITGTGIGGGIIQHNELIHGSTFCGAELGHIMVSLDGPECSCGSRGCIEAYASGLALQREAKKMNDDELLKGEGLALKRSEPITAAHLISAAKLGNAKAVAILNKASTALGVGIINILHTLNPSLVILSGVLASIYEEPVKHLIASRALLPAQSTKLVTSDLEEPALLGAASMVLDYATRRTY; encoded by the exons gaGTTGTACTACAAGAGGATGCAaagcagagaaaaaaagaaaagggaaacGATGGACAATCTGAATCAG TGTAAGAAGAGGCTGAGGGTGTGCGTGGCGACATGCAACAGGGCTGACTACTCGAAACTGGCCCCAATCATGTTTGGAATCAAATCCCACCCTGATGACTATGACTTGGATGTAGTGGTCCTTGGTTCACATCTTATTGATGATTATGG GAACACTTTTCGTATGATTGAGCAGGACGACTTTGACATCAGCTCCAAACTGCATACGATTGTAAGAGGGGAGGATGAAGCAGCCATGGTGGAGAGTGTTGGACTTGCTCTGGTCAAACTTCCTGATGTGCTACAAAGATTACGCCCAGATATTGTCATTATCCATGGAGATCGTTTTGATGCGCTAGCTCTAGCAACTTCAGCCGCACTGATGAACATTAGAATACTTCACCTAGAGGGAGGAGAG GTGAGCGGCACAATTGATGACTCAATCCGCCACGCCATCAGTAAACTGGCCCATTACCATGCCTGCTGCACGCGAAGGGCAGAGCAACACCTCATTTCCATGTGTGAGGACCACTCTCGGATCTTACTGACTGGCTGTCCCTCCTACGATAAGCTGCTGTCACCACATAACCGTGACGACTATCTGGATATCATCAAGAGCTGGTTGG GCGACAATGTGAAGGATCATGACTACATTGTGGCGTTGCAGCACCCAGTCACCACTGACATTCAGCACTCTATTAAGATCTATGGACTTATGTTGGATGCACTTATCTCCTTCAATAAAAGGACACTCATCCTCTTTCCCAACATTGATGCTG GAAGTAAGGAAATGGTGCGTGTAATGAGAAAAAAGGGCATTGAGACACATCCCAACTTCCAGGCAGTGAAGCACATCCCCTTTGAACAATTCATTCAACTGGTATGCCATGCCGGCTGCATGATTGGGAACAGCAGCTGTGGTGTGCGAGAGGCCGGGGCCTTTGGCACACCGGTCATCAACCTGGGAACTAGACAAACAGGCAGAGAGACGG GTGAAAATGTTCTGCACGTGAGAGATGCTGACTCTCATAGTAAGATCTACCATGCTCTGCAGCTGCAGTTTGGAAAGCGATACCCCTG TTCAAAGATCTATGGTGATGGAAACGCTGTTCCTCGCATTCTCAAGTTCTTACAATCCATTGACCTGAATAAGCCCCTTCAGAAGACTTTCTGCTTTCCTTTGGTGAAAGACTCCATATCCCAAGACATTGATCACATCCTGGAGAAACAAAGTGCTTTGGCTGTGGACCTTGGCGGAACCAATCTCAGAGTAGCAATTGTTTGCTCCCAG GGTATCGTAGTGAAGAAATATACTCAACCCAATCCAAAGACCTTTGAGCCCAGGATGCAGCtcatattgaaaatgtgtgaaCATGCCATGCAAGATGCAGTGTCTCTCAACTGTAGGATTTTGGGAGTTG GAGTATCCACTGGTGGACGCGTAAACCCACAAGAGGGTGTGGTACTGGACTCAACAAAGCTAATTCAGGAGTGGACATCTGTGGATTTGAGAACACCCATCTCAGATGCCTTACACCTGCCCGTCTGGGTGGACAATGACGGAAACTGTGCTGCCTTAGCCGAAAGGAAGTTTGGTCATGGAAAAGGAGTGGAGAACTTTGTCACAGTCATCACAGGAACAG GTATCGGAGGAGGGATTATCCAGCACAACGAGCTGATCCATGGCAGTACATTTTGTGGCGCCGAACTAGGTCACATCATGGTGTCGTTAGACGGCCCGGAGTGTTCGTGTGGAAGCCGAGGATGCATCGAGGCTTACGCTTCTGGTCTGGCCCTGCAGAGGGAGgccaaaaaaatgaatgatg ATGAACTCTTGAAAGGGGAGGGATTGGCTCTGAAACGGTCTGAGCCCATCACTGCCGCTCACCTCATCAGTGCAGCAAAACTGGGGAATGCCAAAGCTGTAGCTATTCTCAACAAAG cctccacagcacTAGGTGTCGGCATTATCAACATCCTGCACACACTCAACCCCTCACTTGTGATCCTATCTGGTGTCTTGGCCTCCATCTACGAAGAACCGGTGAAGCACCTCATTGCTAGTAGAGCCCTCTTACCAGCTCAGAGCACCAAGCTGGTAACGTCAGACTTGGAAGAACCCGCTTTACTAGGAGCGGCGAGCATGGTCTTAGACTATGCTACGAGAAGGACTTATTAA
- the gne gene encoding bifunctional UDP-N-acetylglucosamine 2-epimerase/N-acetylmannosamine kinase isoform X1 — protein sequence MQSREKKKRETMDNLNQCKKRLRVCVATCNRADYSKLAPIMFGIKSHPDDYDLDVVVLGSHLIDDYGNTFRMIEQDDFDISSKLHTIVRGEDEAAMVESVGLALVKLPDVLQRLRPDIVIIHGDRFDALALATSAALMNIRILHLEGGEVSGTIDDSIRHAISKLAHYHACCTRRAEQHLISMCEDHSRILLTGCPSYDKLLSPHNRDDYLDIIKSWLGDNVKDHDYIVALQHPVTTDIQHSIKIYGLMLDALISFNKRTLILFPNIDAGSKEMVRVMRKKGIETHPNFQAVKHIPFEQFIQLVCHAGCMIGNSSCGVREAGAFGTPVINLGTRQTGRETGENVLHVRDADSHSKIYHALQLQFGKRYPCSKIYGDGNAVPRILKFLQSIDLNKPLQKTFCFPLVKDSISQDIDHILEKQSALAVDLGGTNLRVAIVCSQGIVVKKYTQPNPKTFEPRMQLILKMCEHAMQDAVSLNCRILGVGVSTGGRVNPQEGVVLDSTKLIQEWTSVDLRTPISDALHLPVWVDNDGNCAALAERKFGHGKGVENFVTVITGTGIGGGIIQHNELIHGSTFCGAELGHIMVSLDGPECSCGSRGCIEAYASGLALQREAKKMNDDELLKGEGLALKRSEPITAAHLISAAKLGNAKAVAILNKASTALGVGIINILHTLNPSLVILSGVLASIYEEPVKHLIASRALLPAQSTKLVTSDLEEPALLGAASMVLDYATRRTY from the exons ATGCAaagcagagaaaaaaagaaaagggaaacGATGGACAATCTGAATCAG TGTAAGAAGAGGCTGAGGGTGTGCGTGGCGACATGCAACAGGGCTGACTACTCGAAACTGGCCCCAATCATGTTTGGAATCAAATCCCACCCTGATGACTATGACTTGGATGTAGTGGTCCTTGGTTCACATCTTATTGATGATTATGG GAACACTTTTCGTATGATTGAGCAGGACGACTTTGACATCAGCTCCAAACTGCATACGATTGTAAGAGGGGAGGATGAAGCAGCCATGGTGGAGAGTGTTGGACTTGCTCTGGTCAAACTTCCTGATGTGCTACAAAGATTACGCCCAGATATTGTCATTATCCATGGAGATCGTTTTGATGCGCTAGCTCTAGCAACTTCAGCCGCACTGATGAACATTAGAATACTTCACCTAGAGGGAGGAGAG GTGAGCGGCACAATTGATGACTCAATCCGCCACGCCATCAGTAAACTGGCCCATTACCATGCCTGCTGCACGCGAAGGGCAGAGCAACACCTCATTTCCATGTGTGAGGACCACTCTCGGATCTTACTGACTGGCTGTCCCTCCTACGATAAGCTGCTGTCACCACATAACCGTGACGACTATCTGGATATCATCAAGAGCTGGTTGG GCGACAATGTGAAGGATCATGACTACATTGTGGCGTTGCAGCACCCAGTCACCACTGACATTCAGCACTCTATTAAGATCTATGGACTTATGTTGGATGCACTTATCTCCTTCAATAAAAGGACACTCATCCTCTTTCCCAACATTGATGCTG GAAGTAAGGAAATGGTGCGTGTAATGAGAAAAAAGGGCATTGAGACACATCCCAACTTCCAGGCAGTGAAGCACATCCCCTTTGAACAATTCATTCAACTGGTATGCCATGCCGGCTGCATGATTGGGAACAGCAGCTGTGGTGTGCGAGAGGCCGGGGCCTTTGGCACACCGGTCATCAACCTGGGAACTAGACAAACAGGCAGAGAGACGG GTGAAAATGTTCTGCACGTGAGAGATGCTGACTCTCATAGTAAGATCTACCATGCTCTGCAGCTGCAGTTTGGAAAGCGATACCCCTG TTCAAAGATCTATGGTGATGGAAACGCTGTTCCTCGCATTCTCAAGTTCTTACAATCCATTGACCTGAATAAGCCCCTTCAGAAGACTTTCTGCTTTCCTTTGGTGAAAGACTCCATATCCCAAGACATTGATCACATCCTGGAGAAACAAAGTGCTTTGGCTGTGGACCTTGGCGGAACCAATCTCAGAGTAGCAATTGTTTGCTCCCAG GGTATCGTAGTGAAGAAATATACTCAACCCAATCCAAAGACCTTTGAGCCCAGGATGCAGCtcatattgaaaatgtgtgaaCATGCCATGCAAGATGCAGTGTCTCTCAACTGTAGGATTTTGGGAGTTG GAGTATCCACTGGTGGACGCGTAAACCCACAAGAGGGTGTGGTACTGGACTCAACAAAGCTAATTCAGGAGTGGACATCTGTGGATTTGAGAACACCCATCTCAGATGCCTTACACCTGCCCGTCTGGGTGGACAATGACGGAAACTGTGCTGCCTTAGCCGAAAGGAAGTTTGGTCATGGAAAAGGAGTGGAGAACTTTGTCACAGTCATCACAGGAACAG GTATCGGAGGAGGGATTATCCAGCACAACGAGCTGATCCATGGCAGTACATTTTGTGGCGCCGAACTAGGTCACATCATGGTGTCGTTAGACGGCCCGGAGTGTTCGTGTGGAAGCCGAGGATGCATCGAGGCTTACGCTTCTGGTCTGGCCCTGCAGAGGGAGgccaaaaaaatgaatgatg ATGAACTCTTGAAAGGGGAGGGATTGGCTCTGAAACGGTCTGAGCCCATCACTGCCGCTCACCTCATCAGTGCAGCAAAACTGGGGAATGCCAAAGCTGTAGCTATTCTCAACAAAG cctccacagcacTAGGTGTCGGCATTATCAACATCCTGCACACACTCAACCCCTCACTTGTGATCCTATCTGGTGTCTTGGCCTCCATCTACGAAGAACCGGTGAAGCACCTCATTGCTAGTAGAGCCCTCTTACCAGCTCAGAGCACCAAGCTGGTAACGTCAGACTTGGAAGAACCCGCTTTACTAGGAGCGGCGAGCATGGTCTTAGACTATGCTACGAGAAGGACTTATTAA
- the clta gene encoding clathrin light chain A isoform X2, with product MDEYDMLNSPAAGNGVGSDEDPAAAFLAQQESEIAGIENDEGFSILDSGEVPSSLADSNDGAVNGEFHGESNGPSDAYAAISNADRLQAEPESLRKWREEQRERLEMLDDNSRKQESEWKTKAKVELEEWHARQNEQLEKTKANNRVLDEDFYKQPFSELIGYVAAEEAMISDMDENNPGTEWERVARLCDFNPKSSKQAKDVSRMRSVLISLKQSPLVR from the exons ATGGATGAATATGACATGCTCAACTCACCGGCCGCTGGTAATGGCGTCGGCTCAGATGAGGACCCCGCCGCGGCGTTTTTGGCCCAACAGGAGAGCGAAATTGCGGGGATTGAAAACGACGAAGGCTTCAGCATCCTGGACAGTGGAGAGGTCCCTTCGTCGCTGGCGGATTCCAACG ATGGTGCTGTCAATGGAGAGTTCCATGGG GAAAGCAACGGCCCATCTGACGCCTATGCAGCAATTTCCAACGCCGACCGCCTGCAGGCAGAGCCTGAAAGCCTTCGCAAGTGGAGGGAGGAGCAAAGAGAGCGACTGGAGATGCTTG ATGATAACTCTCGCAAGCAAGAGTCTGAGTGGAAGACCAAGGCCAAGGTGGAACTTGAGGAGTGGCATGCCAGGCAAAATGAGCAACTGGAGAAAACCAAAGCCAATAACAG GGTGCTCGATGAAGACTTCTACAAGCAGCCCTTCTCTGAGCTCATTGGTTATGT GGCGGCTGAGGAAGCCATGATATCAGACATGGACGAGAACAACCCAGGCACGGAATGGGAGCGAGTGGCTCGCCTGTGCGACTTCAACCCAAAGTCCAGCAAGCAGGCCAAAGACGTGTCCCGCATGCGATCCGTCCTCATCTCCCTGAAGCAGTCCCCGCTTGTCCGCTAG
- the clta gene encoding clathrin light chain A isoform X1 has translation MDEYDMLNSPAAGNGVGSDEDPAAAFLAQQESEIAGIENDEGFSILDSGEVPSSLADSNDGAVNGEFHGESNGPSDAYAAISNADRLQAEPESLRKWREEQRERLEMLDDNSRKQESEWKTKAKVELEEWHARQNEQLEKTKANNRVLDEDFYKQPFSELIGYVTHINHPCYRLDQAAEEAMISDMDENNPGTEWERVARLCDFNPKSSKQAKDVSRMRSVLISLKQSPLVR, from the exons ATGGATGAATATGACATGCTCAACTCACCGGCCGCTGGTAATGGCGTCGGCTCAGATGAGGACCCCGCCGCGGCGTTTTTGGCCCAACAGGAGAGCGAAATTGCGGGGATTGAAAACGACGAAGGCTTCAGCATCCTGGACAGTGGAGAGGTCCCTTCGTCGCTGGCGGATTCCAACG ATGGTGCTGTCAATGGAGAGTTCCATGGG GAAAGCAACGGCCCATCTGACGCCTATGCAGCAATTTCCAACGCCGACCGCCTGCAGGCAGAGCCTGAAAGCCTTCGCAAGTGGAGGGAGGAGCAAAGAGAGCGACTGGAGATGCTTG ATGATAACTCTCGCAAGCAAGAGTCTGAGTGGAAGACCAAGGCCAAGGTGGAACTTGAGGAGTGGCATGCCAGGCAAAATGAGCAACTGGAGAAAACCAAAGCCAATAACAG GGTGCTCGATGAAGACTTCTACAAGCAGCCCTTCTCTGAGCTCATTGGTTATGT CACACACATTAACCATCCTTGCTACCGCCTAGACCA GGCGGCTGAGGAAGCCATGATATCAGACATGGACGAGAACAACCCAGGCACGGAATGGGAGCGAGTGGCTCGCCTGTGCGACTTCAACCCAAAGTCCAGCAAGCAGGCCAAAGACGTGTCCCGCATGCGATCCGTCCTCATCTCCCTGAAGCAGTCCCCGCTTGTCCGCTAG
- the clta gene encoding clathrin light chain A isoform X3 gives MDEYDMLNSPAAGNGVGSDEDPAAAFLAQQESEIAGIENDEGFSILDSGEVPSSLADSNDGAVNGEFHGESNGPSDAYAAISNADRLQAEPESLRKWREEQRERLEMLDDNSRKQESEWKTKAKVELEEWHARQNEQLEKTKANNRAAEEAMISDMDENNPGTEWERVARLCDFNPKSSKQAKDVSRMRSVLISLKQSPLVR, from the exons ATGGATGAATATGACATGCTCAACTCACCGGCCGCTGGTAATGGCGTCGGCTCAGATGAGGACCCCGCCGCGGCGTTTTTGGCCCAACAGGAGAGCGAAATTGCGGGGATTGAAAACGACGAAGGCTTCAGCATCCTGGACAGTGGAGAGGTCCCTTCGTCGCTGGCGGATTCCAACG ATGGTGCTGTCAATGGAGAGTTCCATGGG GAAAGCAACGGCCCATCTGACGCCTATGCAGCAATTTCCAACGCCGACCGCCTGCAGGCAGAGCCTGAAAGCCTTCGCAAGTGGAGGGAGGAGCAAAGAGAGCGACTGGAGATGCTTG ATGATAACTCTCGCAAGCAAGAGTCTGAGTGGAAGACCAAGGCCAAGGTGGAACTTGAGGAGTGGCATGCCAGGCAAAATGAGCAACTGGAGAAAACCAAAGCCAATAACAG GGCGGCTGAGGAAGCCATGATATCAGACATGGACGAGAACAACCCAGGCACGGAATGGGAGCGAGTGGCTCGCCTGTGCGACTTCAACCCAAAGTCCAGCAAGCAGGCCAAAGACGTGTCCCGCATGCGATCCGTCCTCATCTCCCTGAAGCAGTCCCCGCTTGTCCGCTAG
- the LOC125969200 gene encoding sialic acid synthase has protein sequence MPLTFELCPGRMIGGDHPCFVIAEIGQNHQGDIEIAKKMIKMAKDCGADCAKFQKSELEHKFNKGALERPYKTKNSWGDTYGEHKRHLEFSHEQYRELQKYAKEVGIFFTASGMDEMAVEFLHEINVPFIKVASGDTNNFPYLEMVAKKGRPMVVSTGMQSMETVRRAYKTVKDHNQNFAILQCTSTYPLEPQDVNLRVIAKYQKEFPDIPIGYSGHESGIIISVAAVAMGAKVVERHVTLDKTWRGSDHAGSLEPSELAEMIRSIRLVELALGTGIKRRLPCEEPFHRKLGKSVVAKVKIPKGTVLSRDMLAVKVAEPMGVAAEDIFQLVGKTVTEDVGEDESITPEVVDGL, from the exons ATGCCTTTGACTTTTGAGCTGTGTCCTGGTAGGATGATCGGAGGGGATCATCCATGTTTTGTTATTGCTGAAATTGGACAAAATCATCAAGGAGACATTGAGATAGCCAAGAAAATGATCAAAATGGCAAAG GACTGCGGTGCTGACTGCGCCAAGTTCCAGAAAAGTGAGCTGGAGCACAAGTTTAACAAAGGTGCTTTAGAGCGTCCTTACAAAACCAAAAACTCATGGGGAGATACCTATGGGGAACACAAACGCCACCTGGAGTTTAGCCATGAGCAGTACAGGGAGCTGCAGAAGTATGCAAAGGAAGTGGGGATCTTCTTCACTGCTTCGGGGATGGATGAG ATGGCGGTAGAGTTTCTCCATGAGATTAACGTACCTTTCATCAAAGTGGCCTCAGGAGACACCAACAATTTTCCTTATCTGGAAATGGTCGCCAAGAAAG gaCGTCCCATGGTGGTGTCCACTGGAATGCAGTCCATGGAGACAGTACGTCGAGCGTACAAGACAGTGAAGGATCATAACCAGAACTTTGCCATCCTACAGTGTACCAGCACCTACCCTCTTGAGCCTCAAGATGTCAACCTCAGAGTGATCGCA AAATACCAGAAAGAATTTCCTGATATTCCAATTGGGTATTCTGGCCACGAGTCTGGAATCATTATTTCAGTGGCGGCTGTTGCCATGGGGGCAAAGGTTGTAGAGCGTCACGTCACACTGGACAAGACTTGGAGGGGAAGTGACCACGCAGGTTCTCTGGAGCCCTCTGAACTGGCTGAGATGATTCGGTCCATCCGATTGGTGGAGCTCGCACTGGGAACTGGAATCAAGAGGAGGTTACCCTGCGAGGAGCCATTCCACAGAAAG CTGGGGAAGTCTGTGGTGGCCAAGGTGAAGATCCCCAAAGGAACTGTCCTCAGTCGAGATATGTTGGCAGTGAAGGTGGCAGAGCCCATGGGCGTAGCGGCTGAGGACATCTTCCAGCTGGTTGGCAAAACTGTCACTGAAGATGTCGGTGAAGATGAGAGCATCACACCAGAGGTGGTGGATGGCCTTTAG
- the LOC125969199 gene encoding sialic acid synthase — translation MPLKFELCPGRMIGANYPCFIIAEIGQNHQGDIELAKKMIKMAKDCGADCAKFQKSELEYKFNKRALERPYKAKHSWGDTYGEHKRHLEFNHEQYKELQKYAKEVGIFFTASGMDEMAVEFLHELNVPFFKVGSGDTNNFPYLEKTAKKGRPMVVSSGMQSIETMRRVYKTVKEHNENFAILQCTSAYPLEPEDVNLRVITEYQKEFPDIPIGYSGHESGISISVAAVALGAKIVERHITLDKTWKGSDHAASLVASELAELVRSIRLVERALGSGLKKMLPCEKPCRDKLGKSVVAKVKITKGTVISLDMLTVKVAEPMGVVAEDIFQLVGKAVTEDVGEDESVTPEVVDSYGKKAKCCG, via the exons ATGCCTTTAAAGTTTGAACTTTGCCCCGGTAGGATGATCGGAGCCAATTACCCTTGCTTCATTATTGCTGAAATAGGGCAAAACCATCAGGGGGACATCGAGCTTGctaaaaaaatgatcaaaatggCAAAG GACTGTGGTGCTGATTGTGCCAAGTTCCAAAAAAGTGAGCTGGAGTACAAGTTTAACAAACGTGCATTAGAGCGTCCATACAAGGCCAAACACTCGTGGGGGGATACCTATGGAGAACACAAACGCCACCTGGAGTTCAACCATGAGCAGTACAAGGAACTGCAGAAGTATGCAAAGGAAGTGGGGATCTTCTTCACTGCTTCAGGAATGGATGAG ATGGCGGTAGAATTCCTTCACGAGCTAAATGTGCCTTTCTTTAAAGTGGGCTCAGGAGACACCAACAACTTCCCTTACCTAGAGAAGACTGCCAAGAAAG GGCGTCCCATGGTTGTGTCCAGTGGGATGCAGTCTATAGAGACGATGCGGCGGGTGTACAAAACAGTGAAGGAGCACAATGAAAATTTTGCCATCCTGCAGTGTACCAGTGCCTACCCCCTTGAGCCTGAGGATGTCAACCTCAGAGTGATCACA GAATACCAGAAAGAATTCCCTGATATTCCAATTGGGTATTCCGGCCACGAGTCTGGAATCAGTATTTCAGTGGCGGCTGTTGCTCTGGGAGCAAAGATTGTAGAGCGTCACATTACACTTGACAAGACCTGGAAAGGAAGCGACCACGCGGCATCTCTGGTGGCTTCTGAGCTGGCTGAGCTGGTTCGTTCCATCCGTCTGGTGGAGAGGGCACTGGGAAGTGGGCTCAAGAAGATGCTGCCTTGTGAGAAGCCGTGTCGCGACAAG cTGGGAAAGTCAGTTGTGGCTAAGGTGAAGATCACCAAAGGAACCGTCATCAGTCTAGACATGTTGACGGTGAAGGTGGCAGAGCCCATGGGTGTAGTGGCTGAGGACATCTTCCAGCTGGTTGGCAAAGCTGTCACTGAGGATGTCGGCGAAGACGAGAGCGTCACACCGGAGGTGGTGGACAGCTATGGGAAGAAAGCCAAGTGCTGTGGATAG
- the slc24a2 gene encoding sodium/potassium/calcium exchanger 2-like: protein MIDYFLTRSQDTMDSTSFAPLLGPPHSCMRHRYQCVKRKLRPGRILGLIFSMAVVCTVCSWSALSLVTTGVPSEPESEVSGDEEVPQRTLLEHQNESNPGGDQQTSEIEMNHGDYPTDYFSVEDRRQGFVVLHMVGMLYMFIALAIVCDEFFVPALTVITEKLEISDDVAGATFMAAGGSAPELFTSVIGVFVSHSNVGIGTIVGSAVFNILFVIGMCAIFSKEVLNLTWWPLFRDVSFYIVGLLMLIYFFLDNLITLKESMALLMCYFSYVTFMKFNAKVELVIKRILGSNQVNIIETAPKVNPPAADDENKLMAKPRLQREGSCASLHNSLMRNSIFQLMIHTLDPLSNEGRFKEKASILHKMAKQKCKEDLAASANGVAIKTIPTSTKVAVEVTPPMNGVIGDEGGEEEEDEDQPLSLAWPDTNRKRITYLIILPIVFPLWLTLPDVRRETSERFFPITFLGAITWIAFFSYLMVWWAHQVGETFWITEEIMGLTILAAGTSIPDLITSVIVARKGLGDMAVSSSVGSNIFDITVGLPFPWLIYNFINDFKPVEVSSNGLFCAIVLLFLMLLFVIISIAACKWRMSKVLGFLMFLLYFVFLIVSVLLEDKVIMCPVTV, encoded by the exons ATGATAGACTACTTCCTGACAAGAAGTCAAGACACCATGGATTCGACCAGCTTTGCTCCGCTTCTCGGACCTCCTCATAGCTGCATGAGGCACCGCTACCAGTGTGTGAAGAGGAAACTGCGGCCGGGGCGAATTCTTGGCTTGATCTTCAGCATGGCGGTGGTATGCACAGTGTGTTCATGGAGTGCCTTGTCTCTTGTCACCACGGGGGTGCCCAGTGAGCCTGAATCGGAGGTTTCAGGAGATGAAGAGGTGCCCCAAAGAACTCTCCTGGAGCACCAGAACGAGTCCAACCCCGGGGGTGACCAACAAACATCAGAAATTGAGATGAATCACGGGGACTACCCTACAGACTACTTTAGCGTGGAGGACAGACGCCAAGGCTTTGTGGTGTTGCATATGGTTGGCATGTTGTACATGTTTATAGCCTTAGCCATTGTGTGCGATGAATTCTTTGTCCCAGCCCTAACAGTCATTACCGAAAAGCTGGAGATCTCTGATGATGTAGCAGGAGCCACCTTCATGGCGGCGGGCGGCTCGGCTCCAGAGTTGTTCACCTCCGTCATAGGAGTCTTTGTTTCCCACAGTAACGTGGGCATCGGCACCATTGTCGGCTCCGCCGTCtttaacattttgtttgtgATCGGCATGTGCGCCATTTTCTCCAAAGAGGTGCTGAACCTCACCTGGTGGCCTCTGTTCAGAGACGTCTCCTTCTACATTGTTGGCTTGCTCATGCTCATCTACTTCTTTCTGGATAATCTAATCACACTGAAGGAAAGTATGGCCCTGCTCAtgtgctacttcagctatgtgacTTTCATGAAGTTCAACGCCAAAGTAGAACTGGTCATCAAAAGGATACTGGGCAGCAACCAGGTGAACATAATCGAGACTGCACCCAAG GTCAACCCCCCTGCTGCAGATGATGAGAACAAACTGATG GCAAAACCAAGGTTACAGAGGGAAGGTAGCTGTGCTTCACTGCACAACTCATTGATGAGAAACAGCATTTTCCAGCTCATGATACACACACTGGACCCTCTGAGTAATGAAG GACGATTCAAAGAGAAGGCATCGATCCTTCACAAAATGGCAAAACAGAAATGTAAAGAAGATCTGGCTGCCAGTGCCAACGGTGTTG CAATTAAAACCATTCCCACCAGTACCAAGGTCGCAGTGGAAGTCACGCCTCCCATGAACGGTGTCATAGGAGACGAG GGTGgcgaagaggaggaagatgaagatcaGCCTCTGAGTCTGGCCTGGCCTGACACCAATAGGAAACGTATCACTTACCTCATCATCCTCCCGATTGTCTTTCCTCTCTGGCTCACACTGCCTGATGTCAGGAGAGAG ACCTCAGAAAGGTTCTTCCCCATCACCTTTCTTGGCGCTATCACTTGGATTGCTTTCTTCTCCTATCTGATGGTGTGGTGGGCACATCAG GTTGGAGAGACATTCTGGATCACAGAGGAGATCATGGGTCTGACTATTCTAGCAGCGGGCACTTCCATCCCTGACCTCATCACCAGTGTGATCGTGGCCCGAAAAGGTCTCGGTGACATGGCTGTGTCCAGCTCAGTAGGCTCGAACATCTTTGACATCACTGTGGG TCTGCCATTCCCATGGCTCATCTACAACTTCATCAATGACTTCAAGCCGGTGGAGGTGAGCAGCAACGGCCTTTTTTGTGCCatcgtcctcctcttcctcatgcTCCTCTTTGTCATCATCTCCATCGCGGCCTGTAAGTGGAGGATGAGCAAGGTGCTCGGCTTCCTCATGTTCCTGCTCTACTTTGTTTTCCTCATCGTCAGCGTCTTGCTGGAGGACAAAGTTATTATGTGCCCTGTAACCGTCTGA